A window of the Zeugodacus cucurbitae isolate PBARC_wt_2022May chromosome 4, idZeuCucr1.2, whole genome shotgun sequence genome harbors these coding sequences:
- the LOC105210368 gene encoding transmembrane protein 161B, translating into MAVLGAQLVITLLTLSVIQKLSPHFSFAKWLLCATGLYRYLHPSDDELRMLAGVPKEKHTKGGGGGKGNKSYKTLNGTGQFHIPRSLEVQLETTPVVARDVVNLRYFTEYQWLVDFSAYAAVVYTLSEIYHYYFPLKNEFNLSMIWCLLVVFFSLKLLSSLTWLYFQNEESIGERSMVIVACLVYLLIAMIVLIIDERHLETGLEHAYSSFNESASQFLTEQGLPSSGPASKLIVKLCMAVCCGILGAIFTFPGLRMAKMHWDSLKYCSGRKILQLILNISFVLPFLLIILWIRPISREYLTERVFEGMEKPLLSVEAFETMRLLIVILVVLLRFALIPIYLQSYLNLAHDKIVDLRKEAGRITNVEYQKKISSIFYYLCVVTLQFAAPLLLCLYLTLMYKSLGEFTWSGILKASTSNDSSICIDMCSLDGMSFDLNEEDMVDPATAGLPPVAIISTITLPDSGENVQGDDFNILESANAIHAQWISLKNVFNADVYKGFLGFASWWSYFTLFTSSALGIVYQSYFSKT; encoded by the exons ATg GCAGTGCTTGGTGCACAATTGGTGATTACACTACTCACGTTGAGTGTTATACAAAAATTGAGTCCACATTTTTCCTTCGCTAAGTGGTTATTATGCGCTACTGGGCTTTATCGCTATTTACATCCATCGGACGATGAGCTGCGTATGCTAGCTGGTGTGCCCAAGGAGAAGCACACGaaaggtggtggtggtggcaaagGTAATAAGAGCTATAAGACACTAAATGGCACCGGACAATTTCATATACCACGCAGCTTAGAAGTGCAATTGGAGACGACACCAGTGGTGGCGCGTGATGTTGTAAACCTCAGATATTTCACTGAATACCAGTGGCTAGTCGATTTTAGTGCATATGCTGCAGTTGTATATACTTTATCAGAG ATCTATCACTACTATTTTCCGCTGAAAAATGAATTTAACCTCAGCATGATTTGGTGTCTGTTGGTTGTCTTTTTCTCGCT CAAATTACTATCGTCGCTTACATGGTTGTATTTTCAAAATGAAGAGTCGATCGGTGAACGCTCCATGGTTATAGTAGCCTGCCTTGTTTATCTACTAATTGCCATGATTGTGCTTATTATTGATGAGCGGCACCTCGAGACTGGACTGGAGCACGCATATAGTAGTTTTAATGAGAGCGCATCACAGTTCCTAACGGAACAGGGTTTGCCATCAtc TGGTCCCGCCTCAAAGCTGATTGTTAAGCTCTGCATGGCTGTCTGTTGCGGGATCTTAGGCGCTATATTCACCTTTCCAGGCTTACGTATGGCAAAAATGCATTGGGACTCCTTGAAATACTGCAGCGGACGTAAAATTCTACAATTGATACTCAACATCAGTTTTGTTTTACCTTTTCTACTGATAATACTCTGGATAAGACCGATAAGCAGAGAGTATCTGACGGAGCGTGTATTTGAGGGCATGGAGAAGCCATt acTTTCAGTGGAGGCTTTTGAGACAATGCGTCTGCTTATTGTCATTTTAGTAGTTTTACTGCGTTTCGCTTTAATACCAATCTATTTGCAATCCTATTTGAACTTGGCGCATGATAAAATTGTCGATTTACGTAAAGAAGCCGGACGCATTACAAATGTGGAGTATCAGAAGAAG aTTTCCTCCATATTCTACTACCTCTGCGTGGTCACACTACAATTCGCCGCACCACTCTTACTCTGCTTGTATCTGACATTGATGTACAAGAGTTTAGGTGAATTCACTTGGTCGGGCATACTAAAAGCTAGCACCAGCAATGACAGCAGCATTTGCATCGATATGTGTTCATTAGACGGTATGTCTTTTGACCTTAATGAAGAGGATATGGTGGATCCTGCCACAGCTGGCTTGCCGCCCGTTGCAATAATAAGCACCATAACGTTGCCGGATAGCGGTGAAAATGTACAAGGCgatgatttcaatattttagagTCGGCAAATGCTATACATGCGCAATGGATcagtttgaaaaat GTCTTCAACGCCGACGTTTACAAAGGATTTTTGGGCTTTGCCAGCTGGTGGAGTTATTTTACGCTTTTCACCTCTTCAGCTTTGGGTATTgtgtatcagtcatattttagcAAAACATGA
- the LOC105210374 gene encoding GATOR complex protein NPRL3, whose protein sequence is MEVNPIAVLLVYMDSKGDRLLFRYPYENVYKDKTPMHSMPLAASAPVLNNPPLVDVAMSSSTTSLVSQVSSDTSRKRNPYAISSSDELLQTAPPPNTAPTNVFGVCNNSMCNTVPKGQLEGFTDEVLSTLFAVKQQLCNQKLELKVNDVRFVSHPTLIPRNEHRNSAGNTSNASNTSNSSLPLAAGTVTSANIGTTAIATSLPPAKSQPQQMLINIVFALHAQASYSIVKCYYELSKRLGLALRFEEQRASYCTEETMLMARTHDELSSQQQPLERTFDAITEKCTLAQALKSIYHDLCTTGLLNTTLNQYLTVSFCLPQKAHQLHKKGSMVEPEVIDRCLRALKPYHGMLLVDYAELLDCVPPRAARMLLQLVEIYTPLMSLQMLASEADMSIEHVYKMVSHLVYWGKATIIYPLCETNVYVIAPDAPLHTKSHLVEKFSARFAGMSLFDAIAHFSLPTSIGHLTTPLQQSARQGMLAQMVVWMLQHHLLMQLHTYVQFMPSDLDDFYGGVSTMNVAGSDCSACSDVANEHKSSLMDLQEGTNTHSSIGVCATGDLMISPLSRSMNVSDDELNAGSLLSCASQPLPVPHTSHRSITEDRYSGGCSTASDNIVAQPSSSHKSNYSMTASISTDNCDSIASIEDEERIKELLSVFNDADRAAIRRIPASTNIDDLSLLVKLYQAGYFKSEHHLEEIMYFQSLRPAELLQLLDKFRDVLIIYETEDPAIASMYNNK, encoded by the exons atggagGTAAATCCAATAGCAGTGTTGCTCGTCTATATGGACAGCAAAGGTGACCGTCTATTATTTCGTTATCCATATGAAAATGTGTACAAAG ATAAAACACCTATGCATAGCATGCCCTTGGCGGCATCTGCGCCGGTACTGAATAATCCACCCTTGGTTGATGTAGCGATGAGCAGTTCAACGACATCATTGGTTTCACAGGTGTCTTCGGATACCAGCCGGAAACGCAATCCATATGCCATTAGCAGCAGCGATGAATTGTTGCAAACAGCGCCACCACCAAACACTGCACCCACTAATGTGTTTGGTGTATGCAATAATAGCATGTGCAACACCGTGCCGAAGGGACAATTAGAGGGCTTCACCGATGAAGTACTCTCAACGTTATTTGCTGTAAAACAACAATTGTGCAATCAAAAGCTGGAGTTAAAAGTGAATGATGTGCGTTTCGTGTCGCATCCAACGCTGATACCACGCAATGAGCACCGCAACAGCGCTGGCAATACAAGTAATGCGTCAAACACATCCAACTCGTCGCTACCACTTGCGGCAGGTACGGTTACGAGTGCCAACATCGGCACAACAGCAATTGCAACGTCTTTGCCACCAGCGAAGTCGCAGCCACAGCAAAtgcttataaatattgtatttgcttTGCATGCGCAGGCTAGTTATTCCATCGTTAAATGCTATTACGAATTAAGCAAGCGGCTCGGTTTAGCGCTGCGTTTCGAAGAACAACGCGCCAGCTACTGCACAGAGGAGACAATGCTTATGGCGCGCACACATGATGAACTCTCCTCACAACAGCAACCGTTAGAACGCACGTTCGATGCCATTACCGAGAAGTGCACTTTAGCGCAAGCGCTCAAATCCATCTACCATGATCTATGCACTACCGGCTTGCTGAATACCACTCTAAATCAATATTTAACGGTAAGTTTTTGTCTGCCACAAAAGGCGCATCAGTTGCACAAAAAGGGTAGCATGGTTGAGCCAGAGGTTATAGATCGTTGTTTGCGTGCATTGAAACCCTATCACGGCATGTTGCTGGTGGACTACGCCGAATTGCTGGACTGTGTGCCACCGCGTGCTGCGCGTATGCTTCTACAATTAGTGGAGATCTACACACCGCTCATGAGTCTGCAAATGCTTGCCTCTGAGGCGGACATGAGTATTGAGCATGTTTACAAAATGGTCTCACATCTCGTTTACTGGGGTAAAGCCACAATTATATATCCGCTTTGTGAAAcgaatgtgtatgtgattgCGCCCGATGCGCCACTACACACGAAATCGCATTTGGTGGAGAAATTCTCAGCGCGTTTTGCCGGCATGTCACTCTTTGATGCCATTGCACACTTCTCACTGCCCACATCCATTGGTCATCTCACCACACCGCTGCAGCAGTCAGCGCGTCAGGGTATGCTCGCACAAATGGTGGTCTGGATGTTGCAACATCACCTGCTAATGCaattacatacttatgtacaattTATGCCCAGCGATTTGGATGATTTCTATGGCGGTGTGAGTACTATGAATGTGGCCGGCAGCGATTGCTCAGCGTGTAGCGATGTCGCAAATGAACACAAATCATCGCTAATGGATTTACAAGAGGGCACAAATACACACAGTTCAATTGGTGTGTGCGCTACGGGTGATTTAATGATATCGCCGCTGAGTCGCAGCATGAATGTGAGCGACGATGAGCT TAATGCTGGCTCCTTGCTATCCTGCGCCAGTCAACCACTGCCAGTGCCACATACTAGCCATCGCTCGATCACCGAAGATCGCTATTCGGGCGGCTGCTCAACCGCATCGGACAATATTGTCGCACAACCATCCTCGAGTCACAAGTCGAATTATAG CATGACTGCCTCCATAAGCACTGATAATTGTGACAGCATCGCCTCCATCGAAGATGAGGAACGCATTAAAGAATTGTTGTCCGTGTTTAATGATGCCGATCGTGCGGCTATCAGACGTATACCAGCTTCCACGAATATCGATGATCTCTCACTACTGGTGAAACTTTATCAGGCGGGTTATTTCAAGAGCGAACATCATCTTGAAGAGATTATGTACTTTCAAAGCTTACGTCCGGCGGAACTACTGCAATTATTGGATAAATTTCGTGATGTGCTAATCATATATGAGACTGAGGACCCTGCCATAGCATCGATGTACAATAATAAGTGA